One genomic window of Devosia salina includes the following:
- a CDS encoding ammonium transporter — protein sequence MKLSKVLGGAALASLLAALPAFAQDAAAPAAETVTAVVDKGDVAWMLVSTMVVIVMTIPGLALFYGGLVRAKNVLSVLTQVFMGFSMIAILWVAYGYSLAFAGPTEGGLSAFVGDFSKFFLSGVTLESTSATFSAGFELPEMVFVIFQLTFACITSTLIVGGIAERMKFGALMAFLAIWFTFSYIPMAHMVWAAGGFLFEKTAYDFAGGTVVHINSGVAALVAALILGPRVGYMKEPIPPHNLVLTYIGAGLLWFGWFGFNAGSNLEANALTAVALVNTILAPAAGALAWALGEKITRGHASALGAVSGAVAGLVAITPAAGFSGVGGAIILGALAGVICLWAVVNLKPLLKYDDSLDVFGIHGVGGIVGALGTAIVANPSFGGYPLDGYDMGGQFMIQLTSVIVAVVWSGVVALIAMLIVKALFGGAKVSEAAESDGLDLSTHGERAYN from the coding sequence ATGAAACTGTCCAAAGTTCTGGGGGGCGCAGCACTGGCCTCCCTCCTGGCGGCTCTCCCCGCTTTCGCTCAGGATGCCGCAGCGCCGGCCGCCGAGACCGTCACCGCCGTTGTCGACAAGGGCGACGTGGCCTGGATGCTCGTATCCACCATGGTCGTCATCGTCATGACCATTCCGGGCCTGGCCCTGTTCTATGGTGGTCTTGTCCGCGCAAAGAACGTGCTGAGCGTCCTGACCCAGGTCTTCATGGGCTTCTCGATGATCGCCATCCTCTGGGTGGCCTATGGCTATTCGCTGGCCTTTGCCGGCCCGACCGAGGGCGGCCTCTCCGCTTTCGTGGGTGACTTCTCCAAGTTCTTCCTCTCCGGCGTCACGCTCGAATCGACCTCTGCCACCTTCTCGGCCGGCTTCGAGCTGCCCGAAATGGTGTTCGTCATCTTCCAGCTCACCTTTGCCTGCATCACCTCGACCCTGATCGTGGGTGGCATTGCCGAGCGTATGAAGTTCGGCGCGCTCATGGCGTTCCTGGCCATCTGGTTCACCTTCTCCTACATCCCCATGGCTCACATGGTCTGGGCAGCGGGCGGTTTCCTGTTCGAAAAGACGGCCTATGACTTTGCCGGTGGCACCGTCGTTCACATCAATTCCGGTGTGGCCGCCCTTGTCGCCGCGCTCATCCTCGGGCCGCGCGTCGGCTACATGAAGGAGCCCATTCCGCCCCATAACCTGGTGCTGACCTATATCGGTGCCGGTCTGCTGTGGTTCGGCTGGTTCGGCTTCAATGCCGGCTCGAACCTGGAAGCCAATGCGCTCACCGCCGTGGCCCTGGTCAACACCATCTTGGCGCCTGCCGCCGGCGCGCTGGCCTGGGCCCTGGGCGAAAAGATCACCCGTGGCCACGCCTCGGCGCTGGGTGCGGTCTCCGGCGCCGTTGCCGGTCTCGTCGCCATCACCCCGGCCGCCGGTTTCTCCGGCGTCGGTGGCGCCATCATCCTCGGTGCCCTGGCCGGCGTCATCTGTCTGTGGGCCGTGGTCAATCTCAAGCCGCTGCTGAAATATGACGACAGCCTCGACGTCTTCGGCATCCATGGCGTGGGCGGCATTGTCGGCGCCCTCGGCACGGCCATCGTCGCCAACCCCTCCTTCGGCGGCTACCCGCTCGACGGCTACGACATGGGCGGCCAGTTTATGATCCAGCTCACCAGCGTCATCGTGGCCGTTGTCTGGTCCGGTGTCGTGGCGCTGATCGCCATGCTGATCGTCAAGGCCCTGTTCGGTGGCGCCAAAGTCTCCGAAGCTGCCGAAAGCGACGGCCTCGACCTCTCGACCCACGGCGAACGCGCCTACAACTGA